One window from the genome of Acidimicrobiales bacterium encodes:
- a CDS encoding SDR family oxidoreductase, translating to MRVLLTGAGSGMGRCIAGHLATRGHEVVATARRPEVLDDLDVAERHALDVTSDESVARLAARIGSVDVLVNNAGINQRGPVERVPVARFRELYETNVLGVVRVAQAFVAAMRERGSGVIVNISSVAGRVTEPLGGAYAASKAALEAVSEALYYELGHFGIRVVIIEPGFIAPGMQSQPPIGEEAPYDELRRQLSGVDQVLTGGGRPGPEIVADAVAAAIEDPSCPLRCPVGADAEMVTGARSSLDDAAFEAAMREVLDLTW from the coding sequence ATGCGGGTGTTGTTGACCGGCGCGGGGTCGGGGATGGGGCGCTGCATCGCGGGGCACTTGGCGACGCGCGGTCACGAGGTCGTGGCCACCGCACGGCGTCCAGAGGTGCTCGACGACCTCGACGTGGCGGAGCGCCACGCGCTCGACGTGACCTCCGACGAGTCGGTCGCCCGCCTCGCCGCGCGGATCGGATCGGTCGACGTTCTGGTGAACAACGCCGGGATCAACCAGCGTGGGCCCGTGGAGCGGGTGCCCGTGGCCCGGTTCCGGGAGTTGTATGAGACCAACGTGCTCGGTGTCGTGCGGGTGGCGCAGGCGTTCGTGGCGGCCATGCGCGAGCGAGGCTCAGGCGTGATCGTGAACATCTCGTCGGTGGCGGGCCGGGTCACCGAGCCGCTCGGCGGTGCGTACGCGGCATCGAAAGCCGCGCTGGAGGCCGTCTCTGAAGCCCTGTACTACGAGCTCGGCCACTTCGGCATTCGCGTGGTGATCATCGAGCCCGGGTTCATCGCGCCGGGGATGCAGAGCCAACCGCCGATCGGCGAGGAGGCGCCCTACGACGAGCTGCGGCGCCAGCTGTCGGGGGTCGACCAGGTGCTCACCGGCGGCGGACGCCCGGGGCCCGAGATCGTGGCCGACGCCGTGGCGGCAGCCATCGAAGACCCGTCCTGCCCGCTGCGGTGCCCGGTGGGCGCCGACGCCGAGATGGTCACCGGTGCCCGCAGTTCCCTCGACGACGCCGCCTTCGAGGCCGCCATGCGCGAGGTCCTCGACCTCACCTGGTAA